Within the Enoplosus armatus isolate fEnoArm2 chromosome 9, fEnoArm2.hap1, whole genome shotgun sequence genome, the region GCTCATGTTCCAAACCGGATGTTATTCAACACGactcattattatttcaaatggaTATGGTTACAATAATCTACTCATACAAGACTGAAGCTGGGCATTTAATTGTCCAATATTCTGCTCACCTTCTGACTCGTTTTCACTCTAACGCATCATGTGGGGgttcaggtgttacagctgactcaGGTTAGTGGGAGGCGTGTCCTGTACAGTCAGccattttcactgaaatcagTCGACTGATTACTTAAAGAAGTCCCCTAACTATTATCTGGCTAAGAATTTTAGCTGAACTAGTAAAGAACTAGTCCGATTCTTTCAgtattcagattttattttttgtcaaaaagtAACGTAGATGATATCACGACAGCCCGCTAAACTGACGTGACGTGAAGAGTTACGCCTGTTGTGACTCCAGGTAGCTCTGGCTATCTCATAGGGAATTTGACAGACTGTAAAAGGGGTCTGCAGATATCAGGCTGATGTCTTGTTGAAGCACAAACAGCGGAATTTATTAAGTATATTTATTGGCCGTAATCATCATTTCACTggactgaaaaatgaaaatgtaaagagaCGGATGCTTCATGCTTGtgacaaacacaacatgtgaGACAGATCGGAGGATTTCTGCATGAAGTCACATTTTGCAATCTGAGCCGCACAGACGTGTTCTGTAAAACCAGATCATGTGGCACGCAGCCAACATGTGACGGGTGTTTGTAATGTGATTAATGTGAAGTCCGTTCATTGATCGCAGAGGCTTgtcattttgggggggggggagactgCATGTGTGATTTCAGTAGAGGAACAAATACAGACGGTGTAACCAACATGTGTTTGGATTTACTGTtaaacaggagaaaatattGATGAGGCAAAGATTTTGACCTTTAACTGGCCCTTGAGTCATTTCATATTCCTGACTGCTTTGCTGAATATTTTGGTTCATTATTAATAGCTGTCTTGATTATTTATTGAAGTCATGTAAAATACATCACAGGGGCAGAAATATGTTCTTGTTtaaggctgagagagagagatgcttcTACAGCTAACTACCAGTCTCCCCTCGTTGTGAAATTTGAATCAGTGTTTAAAAAGGGTGAAAAATAAGAAGAattgtgaaaacatgaaatgtatgAATTATGGTTTAACACAATGGTCGTCTAACTGGGCAGGCGAAGAGCCAATGGAAGACACCCACCATGACCATGGGTGAAAAATGCGGGCTGGATTTAAGTGAATCTGATTCATGTGGGATAAAAAGACCAGTCGGCTTCCAAAGGGAGAGCATGAAAGAGAAAGTGTATACATTAAAGTGctgttgatgaaaatgtttttcctttaaacCTAAAAGTCCTCACACCTTCGTCTCCCCTCTGTTTCCTCCAGGTGAGGTGAAGATGGTGGACCGGCTAGCGAACAGCGAGGCCAACTCCAAGCGGATCGCGGTGGTGGAGGGCTGCTTCGGCGCTGCGGGCCAGCCGCTGGCCATCCCCGGGCGCGTCCTGATCGGCGAGGGCGTCCTCACCAAACTCTGCCGCAAGAAGCCCAAGGCGCGCCAGTTCTTCCTCTTCAACGACATCCTGGTCTACGGCAACATCGTCATCCAGAAGAAGAAGTACAACAAGCAGCACATCATCCCGCTGGAGAGCGTCACCATCGACACGGTGCCGGACGAAGGCGACCTGCGCAACGGCTGGCTCATCAAGACGCCCACCAAATCCTTCGCCGTCTATGCCGCCACCGCCACCGAGAAGTCCGAGTGGATGAACCACATAGGGAAGTGTGTGGGAGACTTGCTGCAGAAGAGTGGCAAGGCCCCGACCGGCGAGCACGCTGCCGTCTGGGTGCCTGACTCGGAGGCGACGGTGTGCATGCGCTGCCAGAAGGTGAAGTTCACGCCGGTCAGCCGCCGCCACCACTGCAGGAAGTGCGGCTACGTGGTTTGCGGGCCGTGCTCGGAGAAGAAGTACCTCCTGCCCAGCCAGTCGTCCAAACCCGTTCGCGTCTGCGAGTACTGCTTCGTGCAGCTGACATCAGGAGGCCTCGCGCCGCGCTTGGACTCCATCAGCCGGCCGGGGTCAAAGTTCAACAACCTGTCGGACGATGACGACGAAGACGACAGCAGCGACTGAGGAACGCACCGTCCTCGCCCCCACGTTGAGGAGGAAATACTTCTGTTTTCATtgagtttctttttgtttcctcccaGATGATCGAATCTCGCTCCACTGTGAGATGAATTCCACCTCTGAGGATTAATTCATGAATTCCCTTCGGAGCTCCAGTCTCAAACCAAAATACTCTATTTTTTCCTCTAATTCCAGGAGGCACAAATATTTTCCTgattaaacaatgaaatgtgGAATTGACTGGGTGACCAGCAGAACTGTGGGGGAACAGTCTGCCTCTTCATCGCTTCCAGTGCGCTCAGTCCGCCCCATCTCTCTTGACTCTTAAttaggctgcagtttgtcactACAGAACACAATGGTGCTAATGAGAAacttcccctcccctctgctctcctctgaaGTTAATTCCATCTTTTGCTTTTTCCGTCTTTtgctcagttattattattttatgtccATGAATTACACAAGGTGATTGCTTGTAATTTCTGCAgggaaaagcaaatgtttgggCTCTAACCTTTATCTCTGTCCTTCAGGTATCACACAGGGCTTTTTTTGTAACAGaagtttgatatttttcttcCCTATTTTGTAAATTTGTCTCCAGCAAAATGTCAAGCTAAAGCAAAGACcccttttatatatattaaccCCCCTTTTGTAGATATTACGCTAAAACCCAGAGTTTTTCTAGTTGACCTAATCGAGTTGCTTCTGACAAATCAGCTGAAGCTCGTCTGACCgcgagtgtgtttgtttctgctaaCACACTTTTGTGAGTTTTCTCAGCGGCCCCCCGAAAGCTAACTCTACCTTTTGCCTGTACCGTCACGTAGTGCCTTGTGGAAGATTGAGCTCAGCTTTCAGTAAGAAAAAGGTTATTTGTTAATGAATCCAGGCTGCAAAAAAACAGGGACTCCATGATAGGTTGACTCTGAGACACATTACACAGGACGGAgttgttgtttggttttgtgcgtgtgtgctgcAAACAGAAGAGCGGGGAGATTACCGACCAGCCGACAGACAGGAAGAGTTCAGTTTGGACTCTCCCTGGAAAGTTTGACCAGACAATTGAAACACTCGTGAAGCTGCCATCAATCACAGTCTGTCGAAGGAGAATGTTTGAGTTGTTAAAAGCCGGGCGTTGGTTTTCAGATTGCGCCGCTAAAAGGCTTTTGTTTCACTACCTGAACTTAACGACCTGCAATCTGCAGCttcctgaacctgaacctggtTCTAGTCCTGCCtcatgtttccactgtgttttaaGAACGCTTTGTGCCTGCGTCTTTAAAATGCTAAACGTTACAGGGAAGTGTAATTAAACTAGTACCCCCTAACACTGTGCACAACAAATGCATGACAAGAAACTGAGTCAGAATATTGTGGCTGCACGTATCTTCACAGGTCGTTGACTTCCTGTAGTGGCAGAGGCCGAAGGTAGAAGGTGGACGTTTCCTCCCTCTTGGATGGAAGCTCACACAGAGTTTGTTAGCTTTTCCTCAAAGCTGTAGCTCAGAGAGACGCAT harbors:
- the plekhf2 gene encoding pleckstrin homology domain-containing family F member 2; this translates as MVDRLANSEANSKRIAVVEGCFGAAGQPLAIPGRVLIGEGVLTKLCRKKPKARQFFLFNDILVYGNIVIQKKKYNKQHIIPLESVTIDTVPDEGDLRNGWLIKTPTKSFAVYAATATEKSEWMNHIGKCVGDLLQKSGKAPTGEHAAVWVPDSEATVCMRCQKVKFTPVSRRHHCRKCGYVVCGPCSEKKYLLPSQSSKPVRVCEYCFVQLTSGGLAPRLDSISRPGSKFNNLSDDDDEDDSSD